One segment of Enterobacter ludwigii DNA contains the following:
- a CDS encoding oxidoreductase, with product MSDYPTIALIGPGAIGTTIAAVLHEAGRTPQLCGRTAHPQLRLRHDEGEIVVPGPVLTDPTVIDRPYDLVFIAVKTTQNADSAGWLNALCDENTVVCALQNGVEQKAQLAPWVNGATVLPSVVWFPAQREPDASVWLRASPRLTLPDLPQAKRVADALNGTRCAVDLSADFLTVAWRKLLQNAVAGLMVLANRRAGMFSREDISELALAYLREGLAVARAEGAVLHDDVAQEILANFQRAPADLGTSILADRQANRPMEWDIRNGVIQRYGRAHGIPVPISDVLVPLLAAGSEGPG from the coding sequence ATGTCTGACTATCCAACCATTGCGCTGATTGGACCCGGTGCAATCGGAACCACTATCGCTGCGGTGCTGCATGAGGCTGGCCGCACGCCGCAACTGTGTGGACGTACCGCACATCCGCAATTACGTTTGCGGCACGATGAGGGTGAAATCGTGGTACCCGGTCCGGTATTAACCGATCCGACGGTCATCGATCGTCCGTACGATCTGGTTTTTATCGCAGTGAAAACGACCCAGAACGCCGACAGCGCGGGATGGCTGAACGCGCTGTGCGATGAAAACACGGTGGTTTGCGCGCTGCAAAACGGCGTCGAGCAAAAGGCGCAACTGGCACCGTGGGTCAATGGCGCGACGGTACTGCCGTCGGTGGTCTGGTTCCCGGCGCAGCGTGAGCCGGATGCCTCCGTCTGGCTGCGCGCCAGTCCGCGGTTGACGCTGCCGGATTTGCCGCAGGCAAAACGGGTGGCTGATGCGCTGAACGGCACGCGCTGCGCAGTAGACTTGTCGGCAGATTTTCTTACCGTCGCATGGCGCAAGCTGCTGCAAAATGCGGTTGCAGGCCTGATGGTGCTTGCGAATCGTCGTGCCGGGATGTTCTCCCGTGAGGATATCAGCGAGCTGGCGCTGGCGTATCTGCGCGAGGGGCTTGCCGTGGCCCGAGCAGAAGGCGCGGTGCTGCATGATGACGTTGCGCAGGAGATCCTGGCGAACTTCCAGCGCGCACCTGCCGATTTGGGCACGTCTATCCTGGCCGATCGTCAGGCCAACCGTCCCATGGAGTGGGATATCCGCAACGGCGTGATCCAGCGCTATGGTCGTGCTCACGGTATTCCCGTTCCGATTAGCGATGTGCTGGTTCCCCTGCTTGCTGCAGGCAGCGAAGGGCCGGGTTAA
- a CDS encoding AraC family transcriptional regulator yields MKPQLANTLFDPDATACPAVARHLDFVEYAAEVPVHTHRKGQLIIALYGAVICHAENDIWIVPPDCAVWIPGGIAHSAKATWNAHLNYLFIEPGAAALPEKCCTLAISPLIKALVDRLTHERVDYPPESHAARLTRVTLDELASMPQQKLSLPVSAHPKIRAMADALVSHPDDRSTLKAWAKRLALSERSFARLMARETGLSFGRWRQQLQLIIALQELASGVPVQNVATTLGYESVNAFITMFRKAMGTTPAHYFAERKVSGR; encoded by the coding sequence GTGAAACCTCAACTTGCCAATACGCTCTTCGACCCTGACGCCACCGCATGCCCGGCCGTAGCCCGACATCTGGATTTCGTGGAGTACGCCGCGGAAGTGCCGGTGCACACCCACCGTAAGGGGCAGCTGATTATTGCTTTGTATGGCGCGGTGATTTGTCATGCGGAAAATGATATCTGGATCGTGCCGCCAGACTGTGCCGTCTGGATCCCTGGCGGGATCGCACACAGCGCCAAAGCGACCTGGAATGCTCATCTCAACTATCTGTTTATTGAGCCCGGTGCCGCCGCGCTGCCGGAGAAATGCTGCACGCTGGCCATTTCCCCGTTAATCAAAGCGCTGGTTGACCGTTTGACGCATGAACGCGTTGATTATCCGCCAGAGAGCCATGCCGCGCGGCTGACCAGAGTGACGCTTGATGAGCTCGCCAGCATGCCGCAGCAGAAGCTGAGCCTGCCCGTTTCAGCCCATCCCAAAATTCGCGCCATGGCCGACGCGCTGGTCAGCCATCCTGACGACAGAAGCACCCTGAAAGCCTGGGCGAAACGGCTGGCGCTGAGCGAGCGCTCCTTTGCACGTTTGATGGCGCGCGAGACCGGGCTGAGCTTTGGCCGCTGGCGTCAGCAGCTGCAGTTGATTATTGCCCTGCAGGAGCTGGCAAGCGGTGTCCCGGTCCAGAACGTGGCGACAACGCTTGGGTATGAATCCGTGAATGCGTTTATCACCATGTTCAGGAAAGCCATGGGCACCACGCCCGCGCACTATTTTGCCGAACGAAAAGTCAGCGGCCGTTAA
- a CDS encoding FUSC family protein has protein sequence MNILNAFHFHSWRAMRERLSPGLRNDASALLYSARSFAAAMLAYSIALSIGLERPSWAIITVYIVSQTSVGASLSRSLYRLAGTVVGACATVAIVPAFVNMPILCSVMLSGWITFCLYLSLLERTPRAYAFVLAGYTASLIGFPAVSDPGGIFNIAIIRVQEIVIGIFCAALIHRYVLPARISGLFNSKLSQTLHAARERVADTLAGKPVAVSDPLHLALALQFLQGISHHIPYDFALSAPVRQGRKAIHDRLARLVIVNCELRDRLPATVPAGLQVLLDDVQAWLGDKDAARHSTADALMARSEQLAERYAAQARTMNDALLASFVRYLTQAIALLQQCERLSDAIHHAKPAHGLTAGRAVKGYVFHRDPLTAARTALGAFAIILSGCLVWIFSAWPDGSTAVSILGVCCTLFGSFDTPAPHIVKYIIGSFWGVLISLLYSFALLPQVSDFPVLVAVLAPVYLLAGSLQARPPTTFMAMGITLTLPVLCELGAHYSGDFATAANTAIALFAATGFAVISMSLLQTVQADAAIARLHTLCQRDIRRSVKGKLLLDETHWTNLMIDRAALLLPRLQRSGRASEQVLNPLLRALRIGLSVMHLRRCGMPASREISAHLYHLSDTDALREHIADHIRLCLPAADAQTRQFVGHLVDLHCALRRADDGQ, from the coding sequence ATGAACATATTAAACGCTTTTCATTTTCATTCGTGGCGCGCCATGCGTGAGCGGTTATCTCCCGGGCTGCGTAACGATGCCAGCGCGCTGCTCTATTCCGCGAGAAGTTTTGCAGCGGCGATGCTCGCTTACTCCATTGCGCTGTCGATAGGCCTCGAACGTCCATCGTGGGCCATTATTACCGTCTATATCGTGTCGCAGACCTCGGTGGGGGCCTCGCTGAGCAGAAGTCTCTATCGTCTGGCCGGCACCGTTGTGGGGGCCTGCGCCACCGTTGCGATCGTGCCTGCCTTCGTCAATATGCCGATCCTCTGCAGCGTGATGCTGTCGGGCTGGATCACATTCTGCCTCTATTTATCTCTGCTGGAGCGCACCCCGCGGGCGTATGCCTTTGTGCTGGCCGGGTACACTGCGAGCCTGATTGGTTTTCCTGCGGTATCCGACCCCGGCGGGATTTTTAATATCGCCATTATCCGTGTGCAGGAGATTGTCATTGGGATCTTCTGCGCGGCGCTGATACATCGCTATGTGTTACCCGCGCGTATCTCCGGCCTGTTCAACAGTAAGTTATCGCAAACCCTGCACGCCGCGCGTGAGCGGGTGGCTGACACCCTCGCAGGCAAACCCGTCGCGGTTTCAGACCCGCTGCATCTGGCGCTGGCGCTGCAGTTTCTGCAGGGTATAAGCCACCATATTCCGTATGATTTTGCCCTGTCTGCTCCGGTGCGGCAGGGCAGAAAGGCTATCCATGACCGACTGGCGCGGCTGGTCATCGTTAACTGTGAATTACGCGATCGCTTACCGGCGACGGTGCCTGCCGGGTTGCAGGTATTGCTCGACGACGTTCAGGCCTGGCTGGGGGATAAAGATGCTGCACGCCACAGCACGGCAGATGCGTTAATGGCACGCAGTGAACAGCTCGCAGAGCGCTACGCTGCACAGGCCCGGACGATGAACGACGCGCTGCTGGCCAGTTTTGTCCGTTATCTGACGCAGGCCATTGCGCTGTTGCAGCAGTGCGAACGTCTTTCTGATGCCATCCACCATGCGAAGCCCGCCCACGGACTGACGGCGGGCAGGGCAGTTAAAGGGTATGTTTTTCATCGCGATCCTCTTACTGCCGCCCGCACCGCGCTGGGCGCGTTCGCCATTATCCTGAGCGGCTGCCTGGTCTGGATCTTCTCCGCCTGGCCCGATGGCAGCACGGCGGTCTCTATCCTTGGGGTCTGCTGCACGCTGTTTGGCAGTTTCGACACCCCGGCTCCGCACATAGTGAAATACATTATTGGCTCGTTCTGGGGCGTCTTGATTAGCCTGCTGTACAGCTTTGCGCTGCTTCCGCAGGTGAGCGATTTCCCCGTGCTGGTGGCCGTGCTGGCGCCGGTATATCTGCTGGCCGGGTCGCTTCAGGCACGTCCTCCCACTACGTTTATGGCGATGGGGATCACCCTGACGCTGCCGGTATTGTGCGAGCTGGGTGCCCACTACAGCGGAGATTTTGCCACGGCGGCCAATACCGCCATTGCGCTGTTTGCCGCAACCGGCTTTGCTGTTATCAGCATGAGCCTGCTGCAAACCGTGCAGGCCGACGCGGCCATCGCGCGTCTGCACACGCTGTGCCAGCGCGATATTCGTCGCAGCGTGAAGGGCAAGCTTCTGCTGGATGAGACGCACTGGACCAATCTGATGATTGACCGCGCTGCCCTGTTACTGCCGCGCCTGCAGCGCAGCGGACGTGCCTCAGAGCAGGTGCTGAACCCGCTGCTGCGCGCGCTGCGCATCGGCCTTTCGGTGATGCATTTACGCCGCTGCGGTATGCCCGCGAGCAGGGAGATCAGCGCGCACCTGTATCACCTGAGCGACACCGACGCCTTGCGTGAACACATCGCCGACCACATCCGCCTCTGTTTGCCTGCCGCAGATGCACAAACGCGCCAGTTTGTCGGCCATCTGGTGGATTTACATTGCGCATTACGGAGGGCAGACGATGGTCAATGA
- a CDS encoding DUF1656 domain-containing protein, producing the protein MVNDLNIGGVFIPGLLVTALAALACTLALIALLSLSRLYRRLPFRPLLDVSTYLVTFFLLMQGLTALGLFR; encoded by the coding sequence ATGGTCAATGATCTGAATATCGGGGGCGTTTTTATCCCGGGACTGCTTGTCACCGCGCTCGCGGCGCTGGCCTGCACGCTGGCACTCATCGCGCTTTTATCGCTCAGCAGGCTCTACCGTCGTTTGCCTTTTCGCCCGCTGCTGGACGTTTCAACTTATCTGGTCACCTTTTTCCTGCTGATGCAGGGCCTGACCGCGCTGGGGTTATTTAGATGA
- a CDS encoding HlyD family secretion protein: MKSLLSLVGRYALTLCAVAAATLLAFMMWKHYAQTPWTRDGRVRADVVQIAPDVSGPVIRVAVRDNQWVNRGDVLYAIDPHWLTLAVASAQAEVESRRHEMVMRQDAARRRAQIKAAISSEDLQQTGSAANVAVANYHGALAALELAELNLSHATVRAPVSGYITHLRLRPGDYATAGETKVAIVDAHSFWVVGYFEETKLRHIRVGGTAHIVLMGYEPVIAGHVESIGHGIGDNNDETGGLGLPDVEPTFSWVRLAQRVPVRIHIDALPKGVELVAGLSASVEVVPE; the protein is encoded by the coding sequence ATGAAATCATTACTTTCTCTGGTCGGTCGCTATGCGCTGACGTTATGTGCCGTCGCGGCGGCCACACTTCTGGCTTTTATGATGTGGAAACATTATGCGCAAACGCCCTGGACCCGCGACGGCCGTGTACGGGCGGATGTGGTACAGATTGCGCCGGACGTATCCGGGCCGGTAATCCGCGTGGCCGTCCGGGATAACCAGTGGGTTAACCGGGGCGATGTGCTCTACGCTATCGACCCGCACTGGCTCACGCTGGCGGTGGCCAGCGCGCAGGCGGAGGTGGAATCCAGACGGCATGAGATGGTTATGCGACAGGATGCCGCCAGACGACGCGCACAGATTAAAGCCGCGATATCCAGCGAGGATTTGCAGCAAACGGGCAGCGCCGCGAACGTCGCGGTGGCGAATTATCACGGTGCGCTTGCTGCGCTGGAACTGGCCGAGCTTAATTTGTCCCATGCCACCGTACGGGCTCCCGTCTCGGGTTATATCACCCATCTGCGGCTTCGCCCGGGGGACTATGCCACCGCGGGGGAGACTAAGGTCGCCATCGTCGATGCGCACAGTTTCTGGGTGGTGGGGTATTTCGAGGAGACCAAACTTCGCCATATTCGCGTTGGGGGCACGGCGCATATCGTGTTGATGGGCTATGAACCGGTGATTGCCGGGCATGTTGAGAGCATCGGCCATGGGATCGGTGATAACAACGACGAGACGGGCGGGCTTGGGCTTCCAGACGTCGAGCCGACGTTTAGCTGGGTGCGGCTGGCGCAGCGCGTCCCGGTGCGCATACATATTGATGCATTACCGAAGGGGGTTGAGCTGGTAGCCGGGTTGTCGGCGAGCGTGGAGGTGGTGCCGGAATGA
- a CDS encoding outer membrane protein: MKVTPRVLFASVISLCASGPVLAAENVKEGYYGALNLIDTHQKAKSMNLSERPGIGSFVAGDEKEHKLNGSVAAGYQFGNNWRTEAEYVFKEKTEFTSGSSTFATSFNHMKVDSERAMLNVYRDFMITDKFALYATAGAGVAKVKVGGWQGNDTREFAGNTQTNFTYSVGAGASYEVIDDLTLYATYRYVDMGNIESGRNTFVNARDLQDENLRGRLVNNEFVFGVRYVL, translated from the coding sequence ATGAAAGTAACGCCACGTGTTTTATTCGCCTCTGTGATTTCACTGTGCGCTTCCGGCCCGGTACTGGCTGCCGAAAACGTTAAAGAAGGCTATTACGGCGCCCTGAACCTGATTGACACCCATCAGAAGGCCAAGAGCATGAACCTGAGCGAACGCCCGGGGATCGGTTCATTTGTGGCCGGGGACGAAAAAGAGCACAAGCTGAACGGTTCCGTGGCCGCCGGCTATCAGTTCGGCAATAACTGGCGTACCGAAGCGGAATATGTGTTTAAAGAAAAAACAGAATTCACCAGCGGATCTTCCACGTTTGCGACCAGTTTCAACCACATGAAAGTTGATTCTGAACGTGCAATGCTCAACGTTTATCGTGACTTTATGATCACCGATAAATTCGCCCTGTACGCAACGGCGGGTGCCGGTGTGGCGAAAGTGAAAGTGGGTGGCTGGCAGGGTAATGACACCCGCGAGTTCGCTGGCAACACGCAAACCAACTTTACCTACTCCGTGGGTGCTGGTGCGTCTTATGAAGTTATTGACGATCTGACCCTGTACGCCACTTATCGTTATGTCGATATGGGCAATATCGAAAGCGGCCGTAACACCTTTGTCAACGCCCGTGATCTGCAGGATGAAAACCTGCGTGGACGCCTGGTGAACAATGAATTTGTATTCGGCGTGCGCTACGTCCTGTAA
- a CDS encoding GlcG/HbpS family heme-binding protein translates to MKKTFLILPVLTALTMTAHAKSLTQSTLSLEQASVLASEAVKSCSAKGYNVSVTVVDAAGLTRAVQRMDNAGPHTLTASYQKAFTSASSGAATSQLLENSNKYPAAKNLGDIPGFLLLAGGVPVKENNATIGAIGIGGAPSGDIDEACALDAIKKLK, encoded by the coding sequence GTGAAAAAGACATTTCTTATTCTGCCTGTGCTCACAGCATTAACCATGACTGCGCACGCTAAATCATTGACGCAGTCCACCCTGTCTCTGGAACAGGCATCTGTACTCGCCAGCGAAGCCGTTAAATCGTGCAGCGCTAAAGGCTATAACGTCAGCGTGACGGTTGTCGATGCTGCAGGCCTCACCCGTGCGGTACAGCGTATGGATAACGCCGGGCCACACACCCTGACAGCCAGCTATCAGAAAGCGTTTACCTCTGCGTCCAGCGGAGCGGCGACCAGCCAGCTTCTGGAAAATTCAAATAAGTACCCGGCGGCGAAAAACCTCGGCGATATCCCCGGTTTCTTATTACTGGCTGGCGGCGTACCGGTTAAAGAAAATAACGCCACCATCGGTGCCATTGGTATTGGCGGCGCGCCGAGCGGTGATATTGATGAAGCCTGTGCACTCGACGCTATTAAAAAGCTGAAATAA
- a CDS encoding response regulator, with translation MTESPSAARPLRILTVDDHPASRLLLRQQLIRLGYEVVEAENGEQALVRWSEQQVDMVITDCNMPVMDGLTLTRLLRERQQKPLIILGLTANAQPEERSRCIAAGMDDCLFKPLNLKQLEAGLQRVSPKEATTKSADPEGLGQFIRVDNLRSLTGDDNTLLFTLLNATRDENQRDMQPCLTLARQGDWAALAYHIHRLAGAADIIGATAIAQQCRSLEKACEGTTLPVESDIVPRLQALLRDIAALNQAITAFTTPR, from the coding sequence GTGACGGAATCCCCTTCGGCGGCGCGCCCGCTACGCATACTGACTGTAGACGATCACCCGGCAAGCCGGCTCCTGCTCAGGCAGCAATTGATCCGCCTGGGGTATGAGGTTGTCGAGGCAGAAAACGGCGAACAAGCCCTTGTGCGCTGGAGCGAACAGCAGGTTGATATGGTCATCACCGATTGTAATATGCCGGTGATGGACGGGCTAACCCTCACCCGGCTGTTACGGGAACGGCAGCAAAAACCGTTAATTATCCTTGGTCTCACCGCGAATGCTCAGCCCGAAGAGCGTAGCCGCTGTATTGCCGCAGGTATGGACGACTGCCTTTTCAAACCGCTCAATCTGAAGCAACTGGAGGCGGGTCTACAGCGGGTATCGCCAAAAGAGGCGACCACAAAATCTGCTGACCCGGAAGGCCTCGGCCAGTTTATCCGTGTGGACAATCTTCGGTCGTTAACCGGCGATGACAATACCTTATTGTTCACCCTGCTGAATGCCACGCGGGATGAAAACCAACGCGACATGCAACCCTGCCTTACGCTGGCCCGTCAGGGCGACTGGGCAGCGCTGGCGTATCATATACATCGCCTGGCCGGTGCCGCCGATATCATTGGCGCAACTGCGATAGCGCAGCAGTGTCGCAGTCTTGAAAAGGCATGCGAAGGGACAACGTTGCCCGTCGAGTCTGACATTGTACCCCGCCTCCAGGCCCTGCTCAGGGACATCGCGGCGCTGAATCAGGCGATTACAGCCTTCACCACACCACGCTAA
- a CDS encoding response regulator, whose protein sequence is MNSVLIVDDHPVARLAVRMLLEKDGMTVIGETDDGLKALQQARQLLPDLVIVDIDIPTINGINVVQRLRANDFKGGILVLTGKDDDHYIKRCAGAGADGFISKRNNLTELHDAIRAIKSGYGFFPINRARQIAAEDIPLDDKGNIASLSDKELQVLHFLAKGSRIVDIAGEMMISDKTVSTYKSRLMKKLDLKSPKDIYDFALRNKIE, encoded by the coding sequence ATGAATAGCGTATTAATCGTGGATGACCACCCGGTTGCCCGTCTGGCGGTGAGAATGTTGCTGGAAAAAGACGGGATGACGGTGATCGGCGAGACTGATGATGGCCTTAAGGCATTACAACAGGCACGTCAGTTACTTCCGGATTTGGTTATTGTCGATATCGATATTCCTACAATCAATGGGATTAACGTTGTTCAGCGACTCCGTGCGAATGATTTTAAAGGCGGGATCCTGGTTCTGACGGGTAAGGATGACGATCATTATATTAAGCGTTGTGCCGGTGCGGGTGCCGATGGGTTTATTAGCAAGCGCAATAATCTGACGGAACTTCATGACGCTATCCGTGCAATTAAAAGTGGCTATGGTTTTTTCCCGATTAATCGCGCCCGCCAGATTGCCGCAGAGGATATTCCACTGGATGACAAAGGGAATATTGCGAGTCTGTCGGATAAGGAACTGCAGGTTCTGCATTTTCTGGCAAAAGGAAGCCGGATTGTCGATATCGCCGGGGAAATGATGATCAGTGATAAAACGGTCAGCACCTATAAAAGCCGCCTGATGAAAAAGCTCGATCTTAAAAGCCCGAAAGACATTTATGATTTTGCCCTGCGCAACAAAATAGAATGA
- a CDS encoding cysteine hydrolase family protein: protein MKTIFRTALLVSMMSAFSSQATAQETNQVNTKTIRAMSGAVATASLSAAETALIVVDIQNEYYAGQDFRGRMVIPDGADVLLKNKKLVEYAHQKGMPVYFVRHITKNSPQQNGTPLFAENSVFAQFHKDLQPTAQDTIITKETPSAFVGTDLDARLKKQGIKKVIVAGLMTHMCISSTARDAVPLGYSVIIPEDATATRDLDDGKGGVVDHDTLQRAALAGVADVFAEIMTTDQVMALAVEK from the coding sequence ATGAAAACGATTTTCCGTACCGCACTGTTGGTGAGCATGATGAGCGCATTTTCCAGCCAGGCCACCGCACAGGAGACAAATCAGGTGAATACAAAAACAATTCGCGCGATGTCAGGCGCTGTTGCTACGGCGTCTTTATCCGCAGCTGAAACCGCGTTAATCGTGGTGGATATTCAGAATGAATATTACGCGGGTCAGGACTTCCGTGGCCGGATGGTTATCCCGGATGGTGCGGATGTACTGTTGAAAAACAAAAAGCTGGTCGAGTATGCACACCAAAAAGGGATGCCGGTCTACTTTGTGCGCCACATAACAAAAAATAGCCCGCAGCAAAACGGTACTCCGCTGTTCGCTGAGAATTCCGTATTTGCCCAGTTCCATAAGGATCTGCAGCCGACTGCGCAGGACACCATTATTACCAAGGAGACCCCGAGCGCTTTCGTGGGCACCGATCTGGATGCCCGCTTAAAGAAACAGGGAATTAAAAAGGTCATCGTGGCGGGTCTGATGACGCATATGTGTATCTCATCGACTGCACGTGATGCTGTACCGCTGGGTTATAGCGTGATTATTCCGGAAGATGCGACAGCCACGCGCGATCTGGATGACGGGAAGGGGGGCGTGGTGGATCACGACACGCTGCAGCGTGCAGCGCTGGCAGGCGTCGCGGATGTCTTTGCTGAAATCATGACCACGGATCAGGTGATGGCGCTGGCGGTGGAAAAATAA
- a CDS encoding GlxA family transcriptional regulator yields MTLKIGIVVFEGIIPFHLSVPYAVFEKALTPQGDALCQLVVCATTPGALKTNAGFSIVVDRGLDALAGMDMVIVPGWDVPEHAPEPELLTALQNAHAAGSRIVGLCMGTFVVAAAGLLENRPATTHWRWAADFQRLYPSVQMDKDVLYIDDGDVVTSAGTAASIDCCLHLVRQAWGADVANRVARLLVVPPHRQGGQRQFVELPVQNTRRGDHFTDALAWATENLQLAITLDCVAEKACMSRRSFTRRFQQTTGERFSNWLLNQRILVAQRFLEKTDRPVEDIAERVGFPSTTSLRRHFQKQLNTSPSRYRREFRGR; encoded by the coding sequence ATGACATTGAAAATTGGTATCGTAGTCTTTGAAGGCATTATTCCTTTTCACCTTTCGGTGCCTTATGCCGTGTTTGAAAAAGCACTGACGCCGCAGGGTGACGCCCTGTGTCAGCTCGTGGTTTGTGCCACTACACCCGGCGCGCTTAAAACCAATGCCGGTTTTTCCATCGTGGTCGATCGAGGTCTGGATGCGTTAGCCGGGATGGATATGGTGATTGTGCCGGGCTGGGATGTGCCCGAGCATGCACCGGAGCCTGAACTGTTAACGGCGTTACAAAACGCGCATGCGGCCGGGTCCCGCATTGTTGGGTTGTGTATGGGCACGTTCGTGGTGGCCGCCGCAGGCCTGCTGGAAAACCGTCCGGCAACGACGCACTGGCGATGGGCGGCGGACTTTCAGCGTCTTTATCCTTCAGTGCAGATGGATAAAGATGTGCTTTACATTGATGATGGCGATGTTGTGACGTCAGCAGGAACGGCAGCCAGTATCGACTGCTGTCTGCATCTGGTCCGGCAGGCGTGGGGTGCGGATGTCGCCAACCGCGTGGCGCGCTTGCTGGTGGTGCCGCCTCATCGTCAGGGCGGGCAGCGGCAGTTTGTGGAGCTGCCGGTGCAGAATACGCGTCGTGGAGATCACTTCACCGACGCACTGGCCTGGGCAACAGAGAATTTACAGCTGGCCATTACGCTTGACTGCGTGGCGGAGAAAGCCTGCATGAGCCGTCGGAGCTTTACCCGCCGCTTTCAGCAAACGACGGGGGAACGTTTTTCAAACTGGCTTTTGAACCAGCGCATTCTCGTTGCCCAGCGCTTTCTTGAAAAAACCGATCGGCCAGTGGAAGATATTGCCGAACGCGTCGGCTTCCCTTCCACGACCTCTTTACGGCGCCACTTTCAAAAGCAGCTTAATACCTCACCTTCCCGCTATCGTCGCGAGTTTCGTGGTCGTTAG
- a CDS encoding response regulator transcription factor: MSGKKVIVMDASPLLRAGLQGLLSEHGHQIVAQFGTMEELLDKHSLFNADLIIMEHLQQQPDVFSSLAQLIKNIPDTQVMILSSSSSDFHIQLSRKAGAAGYLNKSSTLDNIVRTVNKVASGQFCYGNELRLHRTKYPRDASLLLSLSHTDICILRYISAGYSNQVIAGIMNINNKRVSAYKKRIMLKFKISKLTELVDLAKRNYLY, encoded by the coding sequence ATGTCAGGCAAAAAAGTCATTGTCATGGACGCCAGCCCATTGCTTCGCGCTGGACTCCAGGGCTTATTATCAGAACATGGTCATCAGATTGTTGCGCAGTTTGGCACAATGGAAGAATTGCTGGATAAACATTCGTTGTTCAACGCCGACTTGATAATAATGGAGCATCTGCAACAACAGCCAGACGTGTTTTCTTCTCTGGCTCAGTTAATAAAAAATATCCCTGATACACAGGTAATGATTTTATCCTCATCATCCAGTGATTTTCACATTCAGCTTAGCAGGAAGGCGGGGGCTGCCGGCTATCTTAATAAAAGCAGTACGCTGGACAACATCGTCCGGACTGTCAATAAAGTCGCATCCGGCCAGTTCTGTTATGGCAATGAACTGAGACTGCACCGGACAAAATACCCGCGAGACGCCTCGTTGTTGTTATCGCTATCCCATACTGACATCTGTATCTTGCGCTACATTTCTGCGGGCTACAGCAATCAGGTCATTGCCGGCATAATGAATATAAATAATAAACGCGTCAGCGCTTATAAAAAGCGCATCATGCTGAAATTTAAAATATCCAAATTGACTGAACTGGTGGATCTGGCAAAACGTAATTATCTCTATTGA